The Bacteroidetes bacterium SB0662_bin_6 genomic interval CGACGGCAGGGACTCTCCTGTCTGTGCGTCAAGGACCTGTCCGCGTACGATGTGTATGGGCTGTTGGGCATGTACGACCCGGGCGCTGGACACACCCGCGAGCATGGCAATAAAAATCAGTTTGCGGAGCATGGAGGAGTACGAACTAACGAACAGGTTGAAGGTAGCCATCCCCTTATAAAACCTACCGCCCCTGCCCCACAATCCATGCGCGCCGTTGCAGCAGATCGGGGTTGTCCGGGTATTGTACGAGCAGGCGGTCCGTGTATTCGAGCGCGGCGTCCCATGCTTCCTGTTGGGCGTGGAAAATGCTCAGTGCATTCAGGTAGTCTGCGTGATCCGGAGCAAGGCGAAGCGCATTGGACAGAAGCCGCTCGGCTTGTTCGGCGTTGCCCAGTTGCTGGTGCGCCAGCCCGGCGTTGTACTGCATGCGGGCGTTCGAAGCGTCCAGCGCCGCGGCCTGCCTGAGATGGGTTGCAGCCTCTTCGAGCCCGTCCGGCGTTTCGGCGAGGAACAGGCCCAGCGTGTAATGCACTTCGGCTGCATCCGGCTGCATGCGCACCGCTGCGCGCAGGGAGGTTTCGGCTTCGGCTGCCAGCATTCCCGCTTCGGCGCCCCCCGCTCCCCGCATGCGGTTAAGCAGCATGGCCAGATTCAGGTGCGCCGGGACGAAGGTGGAGTCGATGCGGACGGCGGTCCGGTAGGCTGCCGCGGCCGAGTCGGACCGGCCCAGGTGCTCGTGGAGAATAGCCAGATTCAGGTGCGAGGCGGCCTGATCGTTCAGGGCGCGCTGTCCGTCGCGGTATTCCTCCAGGGCATTTCGCCAGGCGGCTGCCGTTTCGCTCTCATGGTCCCGGACGTATCGCTCCGGCGCAATCTGCGTGAGCACGCGGGCCGCTTCCATCCGCACCAGCCCCACGGAATCGGTCAGCAGGGGCTCCAGTTCCGGGATGGCCGAGCGGTCGGTTTCGGCGCGATTTTGGTCTCCGAGGCGGCGCACGGCGGCGGCCCGCACGAGCGGCGCTTTGTCGCCGAGCGCCTCGATGGCGATCTGCGAAGCACGGACGGTGGGATAGCGATCCAGCAGGGTCAGCGCGGTGGCGCGCACGATATCCGGGGCGCCAGGGTCCTCCATCAGACGGATCAGTTCCGGCTCGGCCTCGGGATTTCCCTCTCGTCCGCCGGCAAGGGCCGCGGCGAAAGAGAACGGGCGTTCCGGTCCATGCCAGTCCTCGATTTGTTCGGCAGCCCACTCCGCGGAACGGTCCGCATGGCACCCCTGGCACACATTAGGGGCGCCGGTCTGGACGGAGAGATCGGGCCGGGGAATCTTGAAACTGTGATCCCGGCGGGGGTCCACCACCATATAGGTCCGCTCAGGCATATGGCAATCGACGCACTGCCCCCCTGCCGATTCCTGCGGATGCCGGAGGTGCTCGAACGTGTCGTAGACGGTCACTTC includes:
- a CDS encoding tetratricopeptide repeat protein, with amino-acid sequence MRRFVSARLIRRMFVRSSGQFRSSGRFSGYGAIRRLFSDSEPAAAGGFTIPGPVNTMQRSSAGLNRIGLIGLTCLVAFIGAGCGPDRASPAASTPGYVGREVCAGCHVEAALAWEGSDHDRAMEEAIPETVLGDFNDTVFRHCGVETRFFREEDGFFIHTQGADGTMQSWPVAYTFGYEPLQQYLIPLENGRLQAFTVAWDTQGERWFSLAEDECIDPPDWLHWTGDGMNWNYMCADCHSTNLQRNFNLTAGAYETSFSEIDVSCETCHGPGETHVENVQSGTYAPASSGLTATLSAPHQQVEACAPCHSRRRIIYPDHIAGNAFLDHYEPELIEEELYFADGQIRDEVYVYGSFLQSRMYAEGVMCADCHDPHTTRLKFEGNALCGQCHEVTVYDTFEHLRHPQESAGGQCVDCHMPERTYMVVDPRRDHSFKIPRPDLSVQTGAPNVCQGCHADRSAEWAAEQIEDWHGPERPFSFAAALAGGREGNPEAEPELIRLMEDPGAPDIVRATALTLLDRYPTVRASQIAIEALGDKAPLVRAAAVRRLGDQNRAETDRSAIPELEPLLTDSVGLVRMEAARVLTQIAPERYVRDHESETAAAWRNALEEYRDGQRALNDQAASHLNLAILHEHLGRSDSAAAAYRTAVRIDSTFVPAHLNLAMLLNRMRGAGGAEAGMLAAEAETSLRAAVRMQPDAAEVHYTLGLFLAETPDGLEEAATHLRQAAALDASNARMQYNAGLAHQQLGNAEQAERLLSNALRLAPDHADYLNALSIFHAQQEAWDAALEYTDRLLVQYPDNPDLLQRRAWIVGQGR